The following proteins come from a genomic window of Mariniflexile sp. TRM1-10:
- a CDS encoding ISAon1 family transposase N-terminal region protein translates to MSSSFNNLIQLLLPSYILEHFELVSFEQKQETLHLYLEETNKPPVEYSNGNLRSKGFFESITLQDFPIREHKVYLHIKRRRWLNLTTNKVVFRDWNSVAKGTRFTQEFASFLKEISRY, encoded by the coding sequence ATGTCGTCATCATTTAATAATTTAATTCAATTATTACTTCCCAGTTATATTTTAGAACATTTTGAGTTAGTATCATTTGAACAAAAACAAGAAACCCTTCATTTATATTTAGAAGAGACCAACAAACCTCCAGTAGAATATTCCAATGGTAATTTACGGTCAAAAGGCTTTTTTGAATCTATAACGCTTCAAGATTTTCCTATTAGGGAACACAAAGTGTATCTTCATATCAAAAGAAGAAGATGGCTTAATTTAACCACTAACAAAGTGGTTTTCAGAGACTGGAATTCAGTAGCAAAAGGCACTCGTTTTACTCAAGAGTTTGCCTCTTTTTTAAAAGAGATCAGTCGATACTAA
- a CDS encoding ISAon1 family transposase, translated as MLQRQYKDFLSDFKSWQQLNHAKQWLLYPQNIGKNLSIDETALSYDELYTIITNKKAKGKAGSIVAIIKGTKAENIIQILQKIPLGQRNKVEEVTLDMAPNMELIVKKSFPGATLVTDRFHVQKLAIEALQEIRIKHRWEAIDQENEAIESAKKQKKTFTAEILTNGETKKQLLARSRYLLYKRESKWTTNQKQRAEILFDCYPDIEQAYRLSIELSNIFQNTNNKLYAYTRLAKWHEKVNQAGFKAFNTISRTIINHYKTILNYFDNRSTNASAESFNAKIKAFRSKFRGVRKIEFFLFRLTNLYA; from the coding sequence TTGCTTCAAAGGCAATATAAAGATTTTTTAAGTGATTTTAAATCTTGGCAACAGCTTAACCATGCGAAACAATGGCTGTTATATCCTCAAAATATAGGGAAAAATCTATCGATAGACGAAACCGCTTTATCCTATGACGAACTATATACCATTATTACAAATAAAAAAGCCAAAGGCAAAGCAGGAAGTATTGTTGCTATCATTAAAGGGACCAAAGCTGAAAACATCATCCAAATACTCCAAAAAATACCATTAGGGCAAAGAAATAAAGTAGAAGAGGTTACCTTAGATATGGCCCCCAATATGGAACTTATTGTCAAGAAATCATTCCCTGGCGCAACACTTGTTACCGACAGGTTCCATGTGCAAAAATTGGCCATTGAAGCCCTGCAAGAAATCAGGATCAAACATCGGTGGGAAGCAATTGACCAAGAAAACGAAGCTATTGAAAGCGCTAAAAAACAAAAGAAAACCTTTACTGCTGAAATCTTGACTAACGGAGAAACAAAAAAGCAACTTCTTGCCAGAAGTAGATATCTACTCTACAAACGTGAATCAAAATGGACAACTAACCAAAAACAGCGCGCCGAAATACTATTTGATTGTTACCCCGATATTGAACAAGCTTATCGATTATCTATTGAACTATCAAACATCTTTCAAAATACAAACAATAAATTATATGCTTATACCAGATTGGCTAAATGGCATGAAAAAGTAAACCAAGCAGGATTTAAGGCTTTTAATACCATATCAAGGACTATAATCAATCATTACAAAACAATCCTGAACTATTTTGATAACAGAAGCACCAACGCTTCTGCCGAATCCTTTAACGCAAAGATTAAAGCCTTTAGAAGTAAATTTAGAGGCGTCAGGAAGATTGAATTCTTCCTCTTTAGGCTAACCAATTTGTATGCCTAA
- the thrS gene encoding threonine--tRNA ligase, translating into MIHITLPDGSVKTFEASVTPMDVAKSISEGFARNVISANFNGTTVETVTPLTTDGSLVLYTWNDSEGKTAFWHSSAHVLAQAIEELYKGAKLTIGPAIENGFYYDVDFGEHVVSEKDFKAIEDKMLEIARGKHDFKMRSATKAEALDLYKGNEFKTELITNLEDGTITFCDHSTFTDLCRGGHIPNTGIIKAVKILSVAGAYWRGNENNPQLTRVYAISFPKQKELTEYLELLEEAKKRDHRKLGKELELFTFSQKVGQGLPLWLPKGAALRERLENFLKAAQKKAGYEMVITPHIGQKELYVTSGHYAKYGADSFQPIHTPKEGEEFLLKPMNCPHHCEIYNNSQWSYKDLPKRYAEFGTVYRYEQSGELHGLTRVRGFTQDDAHLFCTPDQLDTEFKNVIDLVLYVFGSLGFENFTAQVSLRDPENPDKYIGSLENWEKAENAIMSATIDKGLNYTVKTGEAAFYGPKLDFMVKDALGRQWQLGTIQVDYNLPERFNLTYKGSDNELHRPVMIHRAPFGSMERFIAILLEHTAGNFPLWLMPTQAIILSISEKYEKYAEKVLNLLENDEIRALVDHRNETIGKKIREAEMQKHPFMIIIGEQEEKENKITVRMHGGEDLGMISIEDFSKIIKTEISKTLKPF; encoded by the coding sequence ATGATACATATTACATTACCCGATGGCAGTGTGAAAACGTTTGAAGCGAGCGTTACACCAATGGATGTTGCAAAAAGCATTAGTGAAGGATTTGCTAGAAACGTGATTTCAGCAAATTTTAATGGTACAACCGTGGAAACCGTAACGCCTTTAACCACCGACGGCTCGTTGGTTTTATATACTTGGAACGACAGCGAAGGAAAAACGGCCTTTTGGCATTCATCTGCTCACGTGTTAGCGCAGGCTATTGAAGAACTATATAAAGGTGCTAAACTTACTATTGGTCCTGCGATTGAAAACGGGTTTTATTACGATGTTGATTTTGGTGAACATGTAGTATCTGAAAAAGATTTTAAAGCGATTGAAGACAAGATGTTGGAAATTGCTCGTGGAAAGCATGATTTTAAAATGCGCTCTGCTACAAAAGCTGAAGCCTTAGATTTATATAAAGGTAATGAGTTTAAAACAGAGTTAATTACAAATCTTGAAGATGGCACGATTACTTTTTGTGATCATTCTACGTTTACAGATTTGTGTCGTGGTGGCCATATACCAAATACTGGCATTATAAAAGCCGTTAAAATCTTAAGTGTTGCTGGTGCTTATTGGAGAGGTAATGAAAACAATCCGCAATTGACACGTGTTTATGCTATTTCATTTCCAAAGCAAAAAGAGCTTACAGAATATTTGGAATTACTTGAAGAAGCTAAAAAACGCGACCATAGAAAACTCGGCAAAGAATTGGAGTTGTTTACATTTTCCCAAAAAGTGGGGCAAGGACTTCCTTTGTGGTTGCCAAAAGGTGCTGCATTACGTGAACGTCTAGAGAATTTTTTGAAAGCAGCACAAAAAAAGGCTGGTTACGAAATGGTCATTACACCTCATATTGGACAAAAAGAACTTTATGTTACTTCCGGGCATTATGCTAAATATGGTGCCGATAGTTTTCAGCCAATACATACACCAAAAGAAGGTGAAGAATTTTTGTTAAAGCCCATGAACTGTCCGCATCACTGCGAAATTTACAACAACAGCCAATGGAGCTATAAAGATCTACCTAAGCGTTATGCTGAATTTGGCACTGTATATAGATATGAACAAAGTGGTGAATTACATGGTTTAACACGTGTAAGGGGGTTTACTCAAGATGATGCGCATTTATTTTGTACACCAGACCAACTAGATACTGAGTTTAAAAATGTGATTGATTTGGTACTTTATGTATTTGGCTCGTTAGGATTTGAAAATTTTACCGCCCAAGTATCGTTAAGAGATCCTGAAAATCCTGATAAATATATAGGTAGCTTAGAAAACTGGGAGAAAGCTGAAAATGCTATTATGAGTGCCACCATAGATAAAGGTTTGAATTATACCGTAAAAACTGGTGAAGCTGCTTTTTATGGACCTAAACTAGATTTTATGGTAAAAGATGCGCTTGGTCGTCAATGGCAATTAGGTACTATTCAAGTCGATTACAACTTACCTGAGCGTTTCAATTTAACGTATAAAGGCAGTGATAATGAATTACACAGACCTGTAATGATACATCGAGCTCCTTTTGGAAGTATGGAGCGTTTTATTGCTATTTTATTAGAACATACCGCTGGTAATTTCCCACTTTGGTTGATGCCAACACAGGCTATTATACTGTCAATTAGTGAGAAATATGAAAAATACGCTGAAAAAGTTTTAAATTTGCTAGAAAATGACGAAATTCGCGCCCTTGTAGACCATAGGAATGAAACAATTGGTAAGAAAATTAGGGAAGCTGAAATGCAAAAACACCCTTTTATGATTATCATTGGTGAGCAAGAAGAAAAAGAAAACAAAATAACTGTGCGCATGCACGGAGGAGAAGATTTAGGAATGATTTCTATTGAAGACTTCTCAAAAATTATCAAAACAGAAATAAGCAAAACGTTAAAACCGTTTTAA
- the infC gene encoding translation initiation factor IF-3, which yields MAIRRKSQPAKRVSQEDKHRINSKISAPNVRLVGENVEIGVYSTRDALKIADEQGFDLVEISPNADPPVCKVMDYKKFLYEQKKRDKVIKAKATKVVIKEIRFGPQTDDHDYEFKKKHAEKFLKEGAKLKAFVFFKGRSIVFKEQGQILLLRLAQDLEEFGKVEQMPQLEGKRMTMFIAPKK from the coding sequence ATAGCAATTAGAAGAAAATCGCAACCCGCAAAAAGGGTTTCACAAGAGGATAAACATAGAATTAACTCTAAGATTAGTGCACCCAACGTTCGTCTGGTAGGCGAAAACGTAGAAATAGGTGTGTATTCTACCAGAGATGCTTTAAAAATAGCAGACGAGCAAGGATTTGATCTAGTAGAGATTTCTCCAAATGCAGATCCTCCTGTTTGTAAAGTTATGGATTATAAAAAGTTTCTTTACGAACAAAAGAAGCGTGATAAAGTTATTAAAGCCAAAGCTACTAAAGTTGTAATTAAAGAAATTCGATTTGGACCTCAAACCGACGATCATGATTACGAGTTTAAAAAGAAGCATGCCGAAAAGTTCTTAAAAGAAGGTGCTAAACTTAAAGCATTTGTTTTCTTTAAAGGACGTTCTATCGTGTTTAAAGAGCAAGGACAGATTTTATTATTAAGATTGGCCCAAGATCTTGAAGAATTTGGTAAAGTAGAACAAATGCCTCAATTGGAAGGCAAACGTATGACCATGTTTATTGCTCCAAAAAAGTAA
- the rpmI gene encoding 50S ribosomal protein L35: MPKMKTKSSAKKRFKLTGTGKIKRKHAFKSHILTKKSKKRKLALTHDTLVDKADENNVKLMLRLK, from the coding sequence ATGCCTAAAATGAAAACAAAATCGAGTGCCAAAAAACGCTTTAAGCTAACTGGTACTGGTAAGATTAAAAGAAAGCACGCTTTTAAAAGTCATATCTTAACAAAGAAGTCTAAAAAACGTAAGCTCGCTTTGACGCATGATACATTAGTAGATAAGGCGGATGAGAATAATGTTAAATTGATGTTACGTTTAAAGTAA